One Nocardioides dongkuii genomic window, CCGCGGCGCGGTGGAAGGTGCGGTGCTCGCTGCTGCGGTAGCGCTTGGCCGCCATCACGACGCCGCCGCCGGGATCGAGGGGGTCGGCCCGCTCCACGAGGAAGACGTCGGCCTCCTTGCCGGTCTTGAGGATGCCGAGCTCGGTGTCGACGGCGCCGCGCGAGGTCACGACCCACGCGGGCCGCGGCTCGGGCCCGCGCGACAGCGGCTCGACGTCGTACCAGGTCGTCCAGCGCTGGCCCTCGCCCACCTCGTCGTAGGCGCGGAAGTCGAAGACGAAGCGCTCGTCGATCCCGGCGAGGGGATCGGGGTCGGGGTCGTCGGGTCGGTCAGGGGCGTGGGCGTCGGGCGGGTGGTGGGTCATGGGTGACGGTGCTCCATCGAGAGGTGAGGGGGTGGTCTGCGGACAGGCCAGGGACGGTCATGGACATGTCACGCTCCTCTCGACGGGCGGGCTGCGGACGCGGCCGGCTCCCGCCATGCTGGGGCCCGGCCCGGGACCGCGGCAACCGGATTACGGCGTACCGCCCCGGTCCGTTAGGTTGCCCCGGTGCTGACGCCCGCCCGCCGTGGCCTGGTCCTGCTGGTCTCGGTGGCGCTGGGGGGCACGCTCCTCGGGTCGCCGTCCGCGACCGCGCGTCCGGCACCCGCGGACCCGCGACCCGGCGCGAGCGGCGTCGGCGACCCGTACTTCCCCCTCGACGGCAACGGCGGCATCGACGTGCGCCGCTACGAGGTGCACGTCTCCTACGACTTCGAGAGCGCCGAGCTGCGCGGCCGGACCCGGGTCACGCTCACCGCCGAGCGCGACCTGAGCCGGTTCAACCTCGACCTGGTGCTGCCGGTGCGCTCGGTGCGCGTCGACGGGCGGCCCGCGGCGTACCGCAAGCCCGACCCCCACGAGCTGCAGGTGACGCCGCGGCGGCCGCTGCGCGCGGGGCGCACCGTCGACGTCGTGGTGGAGTACGGCGGCCGCCCCGGCTCGGTGTCGTACGCCGGGTCCCGCCCGTGGCTCGCCGACCGGCACGAGGTGGTCACGATGGCCGAGCCGCACATGGCGCCGTGGTGGTTCCCCGCCAACGACCACCCGACCGACCGCGCCCGGATGGACGTGCACGTCACCGTGCCGCGCGAGAAGCAGGTGGTGAGCAACGGCCGCCGCGTCGGCCGCACCGTCCGCGGGGAGCGCGCGACCACGCACTGGCGCTCGAGCGACCCGATGGTGCCCTACCTCGCCTTCTTCGCGGCGGGGGACTTCCGGGTCAAGCAGGGCCGGCACCGCGGGCTGCCCTGGTACGTCGCGGTCTCGGAGCGGCTGACCGCGCCGCAGCAGCAGCGGAGCATGCGGCTGATGCGCAGGACGCCGGGCATCACCGCGTGGGCCGAGCGCCGGCTCGGCCGCTACCCGTTCGAGAGCACCGGCGGGATCACCACCTCGCTGAACCCCGGCTTCGCGCTGGAGAACCAGACGCGGCCGACGTACCCCGTGCTGGGCCGCGGCGGCCGCTCGATCGTCGTCCACGAGGTCGCCCACCAGTGGTTCGGCGACTCGGTGTCGGTGGAGCGGTGGCGCGACGTCTGGCTCAACGAGGGCGCGGCCACCTGGATGGAGGCCCTCTGGCGCGAGACGCACGGCGGCCAGAGCGGCCAGCAGTGGTTGGAGACCACGCACGCGGGGCTGTCGAGGGACCCCGACTTCTGGAGGCTCCGGATCGACCACCCGGGCCGGCGCGACCTCTTCTCCTTCGAGGTCTACCTGCGCGGCGGGATGACCTTCCAGGCGCTGCGGCACCGGATCGGCGACCGCGACTTCATGGCGCTGCTGCGCACCTGGCTGCGCACCCGCGCCGGCACCACCGGGTCGACCGCGCAGTTCACGGCGCTCGCCGAGGAGGTCAGCGGCGAGGACCTCGACGAGTTCTTCGACGCCTGGCTGCGTACCCCCGAGCGGCCGGCCCGGACCGCCGCGAACGGCTTCTGACCCGCGGGACGGCGTACTGGACCGAGAAACCTTCCGCTTGACCGACGAAGCTCCGTCGGTCAAGCGGACGATTCACCGGTCGACCGGTGAATCGTCCCCCCGCGGGCGACCCCTCAGCCCCGCAACCGCACCGACAAGCAGGTCACACACCCCTCGAGCTTCTCGAACTCGCTGATCTCGACGGGCACCACGCGCAGGCCGCGCTCCTCGAGGAGCGCGGCGGTGAGCGGGGCGGCGGCGGACATCAGCACCGTGCTGTCGTCGAGCAGGACGACGTGGGAGCCGGCCTCCTCGGGGACCGGGAGGTAGCGGTCCCAGGCGTCGGGGTGGTCGACGAGGGGCGCGAACCCGATCGCGGTGCCGTCGGGGAGCGTGGTGATGGCCGACTTCAGGTGCAGCACCTTGGTCACCGGCACGCCGATCACCTCCGCCCCGAGCGGCGCCAGGAGGGCGGTCAGCTGCTCGAGCCCCGCCGCGTTGGAGCGGCCGCCCTGACCGACCCAGACCGTGACCCCGTGTGGTGTCACGTGCTTGAGGACGTCGCCGCCGTCGAGCGTGCCGGGCGCCTCGATGCGGGCGATCCGGTAGCCGAGGCCGCGCAGGGCCTCCTCGGTCCCGGCCGTCTCCGGCCGCCGCTCCACGGCGCCGGGACGGGTCACGACCGCGAGGTCGCCCAGCACCACGACGGTGTCCTCGACGAACGCCGCGTCGGGGCAGTCCTCCGCGGGCGGCACCTCGACGGTCTCCCAGCCCTCGGCCTGCAGCGCGGCGACGTACCCCTCCCACTGGCGCTGCGCCAACGCGACGTCCACAGACGTGCGGGGGAGATGGGTGAGCAGCCCCTTGGCGAGGAGCGGGCTCGGTCGGCGGACGAGGGCGCGCAGGGTCACGGGCACATCATGGACCGGACGGCGCGTGGCCGCCGAGTGAAATCTCAGTGCAGGAGCGGGGCGACGACCTTGGCGACCAGGCTGGGTCGACGGGTGAGCGTCTCCTCGGCGTCGGCGAGCGTCATCGCGCGCAGGCCGGCGTTGATGCCGAGCCAACGCAGCGGCTCGGGCTCCCACGGCGGCGAGCGGTGCCCGACCCACGGCAGGCCGACCAGCTCGGTGTCGTGGCCGAGCACCAGGTCGCGCAGCGTCCGGCCGGCCAGGTTGGTGGTCGAGAGCCCGTCGCCGACGTACCCGCCGGCCCACGCGAGCCCGGTCGTCCGGTCCAGCCCCACCGAGGCGGTCCAGTCGCGGGCGATGCCGAGCGCGCCGCCCCACGCGTGCGTGACGCGGGTGCCGGCCAGCACCGGGAACAGGTCGGTGAGGGTGGCGTAGAGCTTCGCGAAGACCCGCTCGTCGCGGTCGTGGTCGGGGTGGATCCGCGAGCCGAGGTGGTACGGCGCGCCGCGGCCGCCGAAGACCAGCCGGTCGTCGGCGGTGCGCTGGCCGTAGACGATGAGGTGCCGGTGGTCGCTGAACGTCTCGCGCCGGGCCAGCCCGATCTCCTCCCAGGTGGCCGCGGGGAGCGGCTCGGTCGCGATCACGAGCGAGTAGACCGGGACGACCGCCCGCCGGTGGCCCGGCAGCCGCGGGGTGTACCCCTCGGTGGCGCGCACCACGACCTCGGCGCGGACCCGGCCGTGCTCGGTGCGCGCGACCCCGGGCTCGATCCGCGTGACCGGCGACTGCTCCAGCACGCGGACGCCGCGCCGCTCCACGACGTCGGCGAGCCCGCGCACCAGGCGCGCGGGATGCACCGCCGCACAGTCGGGCGTGTACGTCGCGCCGCGGGTGCGGGTGGCCGCGAGCACCGACCGCGCCTCGTCGGCGCCGAGCAGCCGCAGGTCGTCCTCGCCGCGCCCCCAGGTCCGCGCGTCCTCGACCTCGGCGTGCGCCCGGGCCAGCTGCGCCCGGCTGCGCGCCACCACGACCGTGCCGCCCTTGGCCACGTCGGCCTCGATGCCCTCGGCCGCCGCGGCCCGCA contains:
- a CDS encoding M1 family metallopeptidase, whose protein sequence is MLTPARRGLVLLVSVALGGTLLGSPSATARPAPADPRPGASGVGDPYFPLDGNGGIDVRRYEVHVSYDFESAELRGRTRVTLTAERDLSRFNLDLVLPVRSVRVDGRPAAYRKPDPHELQVTPRRPLRAGRTVDVVVEYGGRPGSVSYAGSRPWLADRHEVVTMAEPHMAPWWFPANDHPTDRARMDVHVTVPREKQVVSNGRRVGRTVRGERATTHWRSSDPMVPYLAFFAAGDFRVKQGRHRGLPWYVAVSERLTAPQQQRSMRLMRRTPGITAWAERRLGRYPFESTGGITTSLNPGFALENQTRPTYPVLGRGGRSIVVHEVAHQWFGDSVSVERWRDVWLNEGAATWMEALWRETHGGQSGQQWLETTHAGLSRDPDFWRLRIDHPGRRDLFSFEVYLRGGMTFQALRHRIGDRDFMALLRTWLRTRAGTTGSTAQFTALAEEVSGEDLDEFFDAWLRTPERPARTAANGF
- the ddaH gene encoding dimethylargininase, which produces MTLRALVRRPSPLLAKGLLTHLPRTSVDVALAQRQWEGYVAALQAEGWETVEVPPAEDCPDAAFVEDTVVVLGDLAVVTRPGAVERRPETAGTEEALRGLGYRIARIEAPGTLDGGDVLKHVTPHGVTVWVGQGGRSNAAGLEQLTALLAPLGAEVIGVPVTKVLHLKSAITTLPDGTAIGFAPLVDHPDAWDRYLPVPEEAGSHVVLLDDSTVLMSAAAPLTAALLEERGLRVVPVEISEFEKLEGCVTCLSVRLRG
- a CDS encoding NAD(P)/FAD-dependent oxidoreductase; amino-acid sequence: MGCALSERYAGLSLWHETAGTDWAPRPALAGDLDVDVAIVGGGLTGLWTAYYLIDADPTLRVAVLEAEVAGYGASGRNGGWCSALFPASLGSLAAMAGGGAAGRAAALAQHAAMRATVDEVVRAAAAEGIEADVAKGGTVVVARSRAQLARAHAEVEDARTWGRGEDDLRLLGADEARSVLAATRTRGATYTPDCAAVHPARLVRGLADVVERRGVRVLEQSPVTRIEPGVARTEHGRVRAEVVVRATEGYTPRLPGHRRAVVPVYSLVIATEPLPAATWEEIGLARRETFSDHRHLIVYGQRTADDRLVFGGRGAPYHLGSRIHPDHDRDERVFAKLYATLTDLFPVLAGTRVTHAWGGALGIARDWTASVGLDRTTGLAWAGGYVGDGLSTTNLAGRTLRDLVLGHDTELVGLPWVGHRSPPWEPEPLRWLGINAGLRAMTLADAEETLTRRPSLVAKVVAPLLH